From the Streptomyces sp. SN-593 genome, the window CCTGCTGGTCGGCAGCGGGGCCCCCGGCGAGTACGCCGACGACTGGCACGTGCTGTGCCGCTTCAGCGCCGCGGAGTTGCTGCGCGACAGCGAGGACACCCGGCGCGAGGCCGAGGCGGAGCGGCGGGCGCAGGAGGAGCTGACGGCGCGGGAGCGCGCGGAGAAGCGGCAGCGGCGCCGCGACCGCTGATCCACCGCGGCCGCTGATCCGGCACGGCCGCTGGTCCGGCACGGCCGCTGGTCCGCAACACCCACCGATACACCGCAGCCACTGATGCACCGCGGACCCGGAGCGCCTGGGGAGCACCCTGGCTCCGGCTTGGGTACGGTGGCCGTGCTCGTCGGCCGGCCGCACGAGCGGGCGCCGCACGAAGCCGCTGCGGCGCGACACCGGACGGGGACGGGGATGGCGGTGGACGCGAGACAGACGTCCGGCACGGCGGACGACGCCGCGCCGGACCCCGAGGGCAGGCGCGGCCGGAGGCGCGGCGCACGCCGTGAGCGGGACGCGGAGTCGCGCGGGAAGACGTGGTGGCGCCGGCACGGGCGGCTCGAGGACGAGATCGAGCAGTTGCGGAAGCCCGACGGCAACGCCCTGATCCCGTGGCTGCTGATGGCGCTGGGCCCGGTGATCGACGTGCTCAGGGGCGACGTCCCGCTGGCGTGGCTGGCGGGCGCGGGCCTCGTGGCGTTCTGCGCGCTCTACGTGCTGACCGTGCGCTCGTCGTTCAGCCCGCGCTACGGGACCGGGCCGGTGCCGCTGCGCCTGCTGGGCGGCCTGGGCGCGACCGCGCTGGCGCTGGCGATCGGCTACGGCGGCAACTTCCTGCTGCTGTTCGTGCTGGTGTCGCTCTGCGTGGGCAGCGTGGCCAGCAGCCGCCGGACCCTGGGGATACTGCTGGTCCCGACCAGCGCGGCCGCCGGGATCGTCTCGGGCCTGCGCCACGAGGGGTTCTGGTCGACGATCAGCCTGGCGTACGGGTCGTTCCTGTCCGGGCTGGTGGTCTCGGTGATCATCACGCTCTTCCAGGCGGTGGACCAGTTGAAGTCGACCCGCCAGGAGCTGGCGAGGTCCGCGGTGGCGCAGGAGCGGCTGCGGTTCTCCCGCGACCTGCACGACCTGCTCGGGCACACCCTCTCGGTGGTCGTGGTGAAGTCGGAGGCGGCCCGCCGGCTGGCACCGC encodes:
- a CDS encoding sensor histidine kinase, coding for MAVDARQTSGTADDAAPDPEGRRGRRRGARRERDAESRGKTWWRRHGRLEDEIEQLRKPDGNALIPWLLMALGPVIDVLRGDVPLAWLAGAGLVAFCALYVLTVRSSFSPRYGTGPVPLRLLGGLGATALALAIGYGGNFLLLFVLVSLCVGSVASSRRTLGILLVPTSAAAGIVSGLRHEGFWSTISLAYGSFLSGLVVSVIITLFQAVDQLKSTRQELARSAVAQERLRFSRDLHDLLGHTLSVVVVKSEAARRLAPRDLDAALAQVADIESVGRQALTEIREAVTGYREGSLSTELDRARSALTASDIEVVVQESGPPLPPQTEALLGWVVREGVTNVVRHSRASKATIELRTETGRTHLTITDNGAGPAEQDACPTVRTGTGLRGLTERLAAAGGSLDSGPAPAGGFRVTAVLPVEEEPGRF